The Pyrodictium delaneyi genome contains a region encoding:
- a CDS encoding thiamine-phosphate synthase family protein: MLPHELAARYIVPPLKAIVARILRDKGMGQEKIAKLLGVSQPMVSKYLRKDVEELLKELEEAGTPREEAWAVAEVLASQLLRGDYGGYFSLFTSYVNSLLSRGALCSLHHRVDSRLPPDCSVCTTLFQPGSDPFILEVAEAVETFKGTPGAERLIPNVGSNIVVAKPGASTIAETVGLTGALVRAGGQVVAVGSPAYGGSKHTASILLLVKRRWPDRRAAVVIAYSPGCVKKLKEKGLNVIEVGPHSSPQSLLYDIAESISKVEKPVDAIADLGGHGLEPVIYVFARSATEAVEVAFTCLEDGG, from the coding sequence TTGCTACCCCACGAGCTTGCAGCACGCTACATAGTTCCACCGCTAAAGGCTATCGTTGCTAGGATACTTCGCGACAAGGGCATGGGACAGGAGAAAATAGCTAAGCTTCTCGGCGTATCACAGCCAATGGTGAGCAAGTACCTCCGAAAAGACGTAGAAGAGCTTCTGAAGGAGCTTGAGGAGGCCGGTACACCAAGAGAAGAAGCCTGGGCTGTAGCCGAGGTCCTAGCTTCACAGCTACTCCGAGGCGACTACGGCGGCTATTTCTCCCTCTTCACGAGTTATGTCAATAGCCTACTCTCCCGCGGCGCTCTCTGTAGTCTCCACCACCGCGTAGACTCCAGGCTTCCGCCGGACTGTAGCGTGTGCACCACACTGTTCCAGCCAGGCAGCGATCCATTCATACTCGAAGTTGCTGAAGCTGTTGAGACGTTCAAGGGTACGCCGGGCGCTGAGAGATTGATACCCAACGTCGGCTCAAACATTGTCGTGGCCAAGCCCGGTGCGTCCACGATAGCTGAAACTGTTGGGCTAACGGGGGCGCTCGTTCGGGCCGGCGGCCAAGTGGTGGCAGTGGGAAGCCCTGCATATGGAGGTAGTAAACATACAGCCAGCATACTCTTACTTGTTAAACGTCGCTGGCCTGACCGTAGGGCAGCTGTTGTCATAGCATATAGTCCCGGCTGCGTGAAGAAGCTGAAAGAGAAAGGGCTAAACGTGATAGAGGTGGGGCCGCACAGCAGCCCTCAGAGTCTACTCTATGATATAGCTGAAAGTATTTCTAAAGTAGAAAAGCCGGTAGATGCTATAGCCGATCTCGGAGGTCACGGACTTGAGCCGGTTATATACGTCTTCGCTCGTAGTGCGACAGAGGCTG